A single Oncorhynchus tshawytscha isolate Ot180627B linkage group LG01, Otsh_v2.0, whole genome shotgun sequence DNA region contains:
- the si:ch1073-126c3.2 gene encoding uncharacterized protein si:ch1073-126c3.2 produces MTQTSTRRVLLCFCSLTALLSCAVAQEQDVGNNSCSSTTLMFKQLSTQLAEAAQCAKHITSHWSDNQTAVVINSLQTLTVILEKRQKTVCQNFDPTECPAAVAQSKGGLVCVSIKMRRYCKPMCNEGFDFAFLRNSRMYEECSADTKFKWTTHYIGGNKLAVCNKSSRSIAGAKTAYFPKNQDCLTTKSNSDLEAQLIQQFKSELMDIEGETKYDCLLCG; encoded by the exons ATGACACAAACTTCAACAAGAAGAGTTCTACTTTGCTTTTGCTCACTGACAG CTCTCCTCTCATGTGCTGTTGCTCAGGAACAAGATGTTGGGAACAATAGCTGCTCCTCAACCACCTTGATGTTTAAACAGCTCTCTACTCAGCTTGCA GAGGCAGCACAATGTGCTAAACATATTACTAGCCACTGGAGCGACAACCAAACTGCTGTTGTGATTAACTCCCTACAAACTCTGACAGTCATTCTAGAGAAACGTCAAAAAACAG TTTGCCAGAACTTTGATCCCACAGAGTGTCCAGCTGCAGTAGCCCAGAGTAAAGGAGGACTTGTGTGTGTCAGCATCAAAATGAGGCGTTACTGTAAACCCATGTGCAATGAG GGCTTTGACTTTGCATTCTTGAGGAACAGTCGTATGTATGAGGAATGCAGTGCAGACACCAAATTCAAATGGACAACCCATTACATTGGAGGTAACAAGCTGGCCGTTTGCAACA AATCCTCCAGATCTATTGCAGGAGCTAAAACAGCCTACTTTCCCAAGAACCAGGACTGCCTGACTACCAAGAGTAACAGTGATCTTGAGGCTCAGCTCATTCAGCAGTTCAAAAGTGAGCTGATGGACATCGAGGGAGAAACCAAATACGACTGTCTCCTCTGTGGATAA